The sequence below is a genomic window from Aureispira sp. CCB-E.
AATGGGAAAAATGTTTGCCTTAACCTCTTTAAGTAGAGAAGGCTTTACTGTCAACCTAAAATGTGACCCAGATCGAGCCTTGGAGTTAAGGGAAGAATACATGGCGATTCAACCAGGCTACCATATGAGTAAAAAGCATTGGAATACCGTTGACTTTGAGGCGGGATTAAGAAACTCTTTTTTGAAAGAATTGATAGATCATTCTTATGAGATGGTTGTAAAAGGCTTGACCAAAAAATTGAAAGAAGAATTAAAAGAAATGGGATAAGTAGTTTTTCGTTTATTTCGGATAGGACATACGTTGTTTGATATGTACTTTTCAGCGGTTGAAATGTACCTTTCGTTAGATAAATTGCTCGATTTAAAAAGCGTACTTTTTTAATTATAAAATAGAGATTACCTTTGTGGGAATAATTTTATAACCTCATAAAGAATTTTTAAATGAAACTATTAACTACACTCCTTGCTATTAGTTGTGCTTTGTGTGCAGAAACAACAATGGCTCAAAATGTAAACATTCCTGATGCTAATTTTAAGGCTTACTTGGTCGGAAACTCCTCTATTAACACCAATGGAGATAGTGAAATTCAAGTTTCGGAGGCTGCGGCTTTTACAGGGACTATACTTTGTTCTAATCGAAGTATCAGTGACATGACAGGAATTGAGAGTTTTACGAACTTAACTCGATTAGATTGTAATGTTAACCAACTAAGCAGCTTGGACGTGAGCAGCAATACCAACTTAACTATATTATCTTGTAATGCTAACCAACTAAGCAGCTTGGACGTGAGTAGTAATACCAACTTAACTCGATTACATTGTTATTCTAACCAGCTAAGCAGCTTGGATGTGAGTAGTAATACCAACTTAACTCGATTATATTGTTATTCTAACCAGCTAAGCAGCTTGGATGTGAGTAGTAATACCAATTTAACTGAATTACATTGTCATAATAACCAACTAAGCAGTTTGGATGTGAGTAGCAATACGAACTTAACGGAATTGTCTTGTAGTGCTAACCAACTAGGCAGCTTGGATGTGAGTAATAATACGAACTTAACTCGATTATATTGTCATACTAACCAACTAAGCAGCTTGGATGTGAGTAATAATACGAACTTAACTCGATTATATTGTCATACTAACCAACTAAGCAGCTTGGATGTGAGTAATAATACGAACTTAACTCAATTATATTGTAATGCTAACCAACTAAGCAGCTTAGATGTGAGTAATAATACGAACTTAACTGAATTACATTGTCATAATAACCAACTAAGCAGTTTGGATGTGAGTAGCAATACGAACTTAACGGGATTGTCTTGTAGTGCTAACCAACTAAGCAGCTTGGATGTGAGTAGCAATACGAACTTAACTCGATTATATTGCTATACTAACCAACTAAGTAGCTTAGATGTAAGTAGTAATACGAACTTAACTCGATTGCTTTGTTATAATAACCAACTAAGTAATTTAGATGTGAAAAATGGAAATAATTCAAATTTTACTTCTTTTAATGCGGTGAACAACCCAAACTTACAATGCATCGAAGTAGACGATTCCACCTATTCCGCAAATAATTGGTTAAATATAGATGCTATAGCTACCTTCAGCACAGACTGTAGCCTATACAACAGTACAACAACAATTAACAATGGTGTTAACATCAGAGCTTATCCCAATCCAACCTCCCAAAATATCAGATTAGAATTTGGTCAGTTATATGAGCAGGTTCAAATCCAAGTAACAGATTTAAGAGGGCAAGTTGTTTTAGACAAAACAATAGAAAATGCTGTAACTACTACGACAGAGTTGCCTGAGCCAACAGGGATTTATTTTGTTGCTGTGAAAACAGCCAATGAAACTAGAGTGCTAAAAGTAGTCAAAGAATAATAAAGTATAAAAGATAGAGAAAGCGAGTGACTAATTTTTAAATCATAAAATTAGCCGCTTTCTTTTTTCATTTATTTCGGATAGGACATACGTTGTTTGATATCTTCTAGTTCTCCTTTTGGAATAGCAGCAATTAATTTTTGTGTATACTCTTTTTCTGGATTTGAATAGATGTTATCCGCTGTATTCATTTCTTCTATCTTTCCTTTATTCATAACAATCATACGGTCGCTCATGAATTTTACAACGGAGAGGTCGTGGGAAATAAAGATATACGTAAAATTAAATTTATGTCTCAACTCCAATAGCAAATTAAGGACTTGGGCTTGAACGGAAACATCTAAGGCGGATACCGACTCATCACAGATGATAAAACGAGGTTCTAAGGCTAAGGCACGTGCTACACAAATTCGTTGTCGTTGCCCTCCCGAAAACTCATGAGGATAACGATTAAAATGTTTGCCCTCCAAACTAACCGTTTCAAGTAATTCGATAACTTTTGCCTTTCTTGCTTCATCATTTTCTAATATTCCATGGACTTGCATGGGTTCCATAATAGCATTGCCAATGGTCATTCTAGGATTGAGAGAAGAGTAGGGGTCTTGGAAAATTATTTGGACATCTTTTCGAATCTTTTTTAGCTCTTTGGGTGTCATTGTCAGAATGTCTTTCCCCTCAAACAATACTTGTCCTTCCGTTGCCTCGGTTAAACGAAGAATCGTTCGTCCTAAAGTTGTTTTGCCACAACCAGATTCCCCAACTAAGCCTAATGTTTCGCCAGGATAAACTTTGAAACTAACGTCGTTAACAGCCTTGACCCAGTGAGTTGTTTTGCCCCAGAAGTTTTTTGCTGTGGGGAAGTAGGTTTTTAGACCTTTCACTTCTAATATCGGTGTGTTTTTTTTCAAGGCATCTAGTCGCTGTTCTGTAACAGAAGAGGTAATTTTAAATTGATCTACGACTTCTTTTACCGAAACATCTTTTGCTTCGATAATTCGTTCTTCGTTTTCATTATAACTCACGGTCATAAAATCACTGACAACAGGCAACTGTTTCATTCTAAATTTTAGAGGGGGGCGGCAAGCAAGCAAACTTTTGGTATATGGATGTTTGGGGGCTTGGAAAATATCAAGAACGTTTCCTTCTTCAACGATATGCCCTTTGTACATAACAATGACTCGATCAGCGATTTCAGCAATAACCCCTAAGTCGTGCGTGATAAAAATAATGGACGCTTCAATTTCTTTCCTCAAGTCATCCATCAATTCCAAAATTGCCTTTTGTACGGTAACATCTAAAGCGGTAGTAGGCTCGTCAGCAACCAAAATATTAGGATTGCAAGACAAAGCCATTGCGATCATAACGCGTTGTTTTTGCCCTCCTGATAATTGGTGTGGATAGGCATCAAAAATACGGGTAGGGTTCGGTAATTTTACTTTCTTAAAAAGTTCTAGCGTTAACTCTTTTGCCTTAGTTTTTGTTGTGTCTTGGTGTAGTAAAATCGTTTCGGTTACTTGGTTTCCACAAGTGTAGACAGGGTTTAATGAAGTCATTGGCTCTTGGAAAATCATAGAGATTTCATTTCCTCTAAAATAGCGCATTTTTCTTTTGCTAGCTTGCACCAAATCTACCACCGTGCCATCGGTTCGATGGTACAAAATTTCACCTCCTGCAATGTATCCAGGGGGGCTAGCAATCAAACGCATGATCGATAAGCAAGTAACTGATTTTCCTGAACCAGATTCCCCTACAATTCCCACAGTTTCTCCTCTATAAATGGTAAAACTTACATCGTCAACTGCTTTTGCAACCCCATCATCTGTCTTGAAATAAGTTTTTAAGTTCCGTACCTCTAACAATACCTTTCGGTCTTTATTTCCCATGCTTTTCAAAATCTTGCTAAAAAATGCTTTTTAATACCCGTTCTTCTGAAACAATTATTCAATAAGTTTCGTTTGTCTATAATTAGTGTCATGTAGATGTAGTGGATTTAATCCACAAATTTGCTAGCCTTAAATATAGTGTAATTTCTATCAAAACAAAACCTTAACAAAGTCAAAAATACCAAAAGGTAGCTAAAAAGCTCTAACTGAATTGACTGCTTGCGGACGAGCTTATTTTTTTGTTAAAAATGAACCTAGGAGGAAACTATTTTGGTAG
It includes:
- a CDS encoding MmcQ/YjbR family DNA-binding protein, translating into MNIEDFRIYCLSKPGTEEGFPFDQDTLVFKVMGKMFALTSLSREGFTVNLKCDPDRALELREEYMAIQPGYHMSKKHWNTVDFEAGLRNSFLKELIDHSYEMVVKGLTKKLKEELKEMG
- a CDS encoding leucine-rich repeat domain-containing protein encodes the protein MKLLTTLLAISCALCAETTMAQNVNIPDANFKAYLVGNSSINTNGDSEIQVSEAAAFTGTILCSNRSISDMTGIESFTNLTRLDCNVNQLSSLDVSSNTNLTILSCNANQLSSLDVSSNTNLTRLHCYSNQLSSLDVSSNTNLTRLYCYSNQLSSLDVSSNTNLTELHCHNNQLSSLDVSSNTNLTELSCSANQLGSLDVSNNTNLTRLYCHTNQLSSLDVSNNTNLTRLYCHTNQLSSLDVSNNTNLTQLYCNANQLSSLDVSNNTNLTELHCHNNQLSSLDVSSNTNLTGLSCSANQLSSLDVSSNTNLTRLYCYTNQLSSLDVSSNTNLTRLLCYNNQLSNLDVKNGNNSNFTSFNAVNNPNLQCIEVDDSTYSANNWLNIDAIATFSTDCSLYNSTTTINNGVNIRAYPNPTSQNIRLEFGQLYEQVQIQVTDLRGQVVLDKTIENAVTTTTELPEPTGIYFVAVKTANETRVLKVVKE
- a CDS encoding ABC transporter ATP-binding protein, which encodes MGNKDRKVLLEVRNLKTYFKTDDGVAKAVDDVSFTIYRGETVGIVGESGSGKSVTCLSIMRLIASPPGYIAGGEILYHRTDGTVVDLVQASKRKMRYFRGNEISMIFQEPMTSLNPVYTCGNQVTETILLHQDTTKTKAKELTLELFKKVKLPNPTRIFDAYPHQLSGGQKQRVMIAMALSCNPNILVADEPTTALDVTVQKAILELMDDLRKEIEASIIFITHDLGVIAEIADRVIVMYKGHIVEEGNVLDIFQAPKHPYTKSLLACRPPLKFRMKQLPVVSDFMTVSYNENEERIIEAKDVSVKEVVDQFKITSSVTEQRLDALKKNTPILEVKGLKTYFPTAKNFWGKTTHWVKAVNDVSFKVYPGETLGLVGESGCGKTTLGRTILRLTEATEGQVLFEGKDILTMTPKELKKIRKDVQIIFQDPYSSLNPRMTIGNAIMEPMQVHGILENDEARKAKVIELLETVSLEGKHFNRYPHEFSGGQRQRICVARALALEPRFIICDESVSALDVSVQAQVLNLLLELRHKFNFTYIFISHDLSVVKFMSDRMIVMNKGKIEEMNTADNIYSNPEKEYTQKLIAAIPKGELEDIKQRMSYPK